TTTTCTTGCAAACAGACTTAGTCTTGAAAGCTTGCATATGAATCAACAGGGCAACACGACATCGGTAGATCGAAGGCAGGCTATCACCTTTAGGCAACAAGTGTAATCTCCCGGTAAGAACTACAATCTTGGTGTATGTTTAGATCTTCCACTCCCACTTTTTCAGATCAatgtatagaaattcatatgtacCCATGAATATTGTTTCTAATGCAGCAACTATATGGCATATAAGAATTTAAGCGAGCTTACCTCAAGTGGACAAACATGGAACATCAAAGTTAAAGTAATAAGAATGTGGGATTCAATCAACCCTTCCACAGATGACCTTATAAGCATTGACATGATACTGATGGACGACCAGGTATTTTTATATATATTTAACACTAGATTGCTTCTATTCTGTCTATTACTACTAAGATTTTCTTTTCATCTGTTTTGAAGGGTGATACAATTCACGCTACTATATGGAAGGATATGACAGACACATACAAATCAAAGATCAGTGAGGGTTCTGTATATGTTTTCAGCAACTTTAAAGTTGTACAATCTACAAAATATCGCCCAATCAGCAATGAGATTAAAATTACTTTTGCATACAATACAAAGGTAAATGAGGTGAAGGGAACATCAGATATTTTTTCAGATTACTACTTTGAGTTTGCTACCAAGTATACCCtagaagaaaggaaagaaaaagacaaaCAATGCTCGGGTATGTGATAGTCATACTACTGACTTCTAAGTGGTTACTCTTGGATTTttcaaacatatgttgaatttttTTGGTTCAGCAATGTTAATGATTATAATTTCATTTATCTTCAATTTGTAGATGTCATTGGATTACTTACCCATATGAAGCCTATAGAATCAAAGATAACAAAGAGGAACACAGCTACAGATATACGAGAGATTGAAATTATGATACCAGAGTAAGTGCATATCCATGCTACCTCTTTCTATTGAGAAATAGAGACTGTTTTTTTCATTAACCATATTGTTTCTATCAAATACTTTGCAATGAAATATGTAGGGGTGATAAAATCAGAGTAACATTATGGGGAAGATTGGCTCATCATTTAAGTGAGGATGTAATTGGCCATCAAACTGTTGTTATTGTTACACCAACAATGGTGCAAAAATTCTATGGTAAGTCAGACAATGTTACAATATATTTTGTTATTCCCCCACAGACAAAAAACTAACTGATTTGTATTGATTAAATAGGTTTGTCCCTAAAGTCAACTAGCGCCACAAGATTATATACAAATCTAGATATACCTGAGACTTGGGATCTTCTTCACAGGTGTGAAACAGAGTTAGTAGTTAGTTTTTGAATAAGATATCATAACATATCATCATTTATTAATTGAAATAGTTCTTCCTTTTTGTAGTCATTCGACGGAAGAAATTCTACCCAAAATGATGGAGATAGATAAAAGTACTCAAGGCACAATGGAAGATCAAATGTTTTACAGAAGGAGAACATTACAAGAACTTACCGGGATCAGGCATGACAACCCAACAGACCAGGTGATTGCATTAGATGTCTTCTAAGATATGTTACTTTAGAAGCTTACAAGACCTTATAAAGTATTAAAAAAAAATTGTCTGTTAATAGCATACTATTTGAAGAGCTAACATTTTAATGAACTTTAGGACTTTGTGTTCACAACAATAGCTACTATTGATCGGTTGGAAGAAAATATTCAATGGTGGTACATGTCATGTGATGTATGCAACAAAATTTGCACCAAAGAATCTGATAGTTATTATTGCAGTTACTGCAACAAATATCCAGACTGTGCAACACCACGGTAAGAATATTCTACTAATTTGAACAACAATGTTTACTTATCATATTTTAGTTATACTAATAAAATTGGGTATTAGGTACCGCATTCGGCTCCAGATTAGTGATCATACAGGTACTACAAGTTGCACTTTATTTGATGAAGAGGCCAAAAGAATGCTGAATACATCAGTCTCAGTCTTGCTGGAATCTTTAGATGGAAAATCCCAGGAAGTTCCAAAGGTTATTCAACAATTATGTGGACAAAGACTAATCTTTCGATTCAAGCTAAACAATAAGAATCTCACTCTAGGTATGCAAAACTATGCGGTAAAGAAAACATTTGTTCCTGATGATAAGCTCGAGATGCAGTACTTGGTTGATAAAGAAGAAGAGGTAATGGTGAATCTTAAAATTTTAATATTAAATATTGCTTAACTTTTCTAaagaaaaatatttaaaaatcttCATTATTGTGTCAAATAGGATTTGATGGACGACGAAGTGGACAACATGTTAAAAAAGGGAACAACCAAATTGGATGAGCAAGCTAAGAAGGTGACGTAATACTACACAATATAAACTTTTATGAACAAGTCTATTACTAAATCAATGTATTGTATATTTGCAGGTACATAACAACAAATTTCAAACTACCAAAAGCAGAGTTGAGCTGGTCGATGTGAAAGTAGAGCCAGAAGATAAAAGCCACGGAAAAGAGCATCAATATAAGAAGTTATCAGCAAGTGTCAGTGCCAAAAAGAGGAGACGAAGATCTATTGTAGTATCTGATGGTTCAGAAGATGAAGGAAATGAAAATAGTCAACTCAAACCAGCAGAAAAAGCACTGCcaaaaaacaagaaaactgtTAATGGAAAATCCAAGAAAAGTCAGCTTCAAGATGAAGGCTCGGATGTTGGCTACACAAGAGAAATAACTTCTGTCACTTCAACCAGAAGAATGACACGAAGCATATCTGAAAAGGCTAATGGCgtcaaaacagatgctgatgtcaAATGCAATGACAAACGACCCAAGAGAGCAAGGAAATAGTCCACAATTTTTTTGAATTAAAGTTCACCATAGTATTTGTTTATTAGAAAGGACAACATGTTCTATTGTTTTTTTCTTTCAATAAGGGGCAACCACAACCTATGCAAGGATGTTCTAT
This sequence is a window from Lolium rigidum isolate FL_2022 unplaced genomic scaffold, APGP_CSIRO_Lrig_0.1 contig_66919_1, whole genome shotgun sequence. Protein-coding genes within it:
- the LOC124682055 gene encoding replication protein A 70 kDa DNA-binding subunit B-like, whose amino-acid sequence is MVQKFYGLSLKSTSATRLYTNLDIPETWDLLHSHSTEEILPKMMEIDKSTQGTMEDQMFYRRRTLQELTGIRHDNPTDQDFVFTTIATIDRLEENIQWWYMSCDVCNKICTKESDSYYCSYCNKYPDCATPRYRIRLQISDHTGTTSCTLFDEEAKRMLNTSVSVLLESLDGKSQEVPKVIQQLCGQRLIFRFKLNNKNLTLGMQNYAVKKTFVPDDKLEMQYLVDKEEEDLMDDEVDNMLKKGTTKLDEQAKKVT
- the LOC124682056 gene encoding replication protein A 70 kDa DNA-binding subunit C-like, whose translation is MAYKNLSELTSSGQTWNIKVKVIRMWDSINPSTDDLISIDMILMDDQGDTIHATIWKDMTDTYKSKISEGSVYVFSNFKVVQSTKYRPISNEIKITFAYNTKVNEVKGTSDIFSDYYFEFATKYTLEERKEKDKQCSDVIGLLTHMKPIESKITKRNTATDIREIEIMIPE